GAGGAAACGGACGAAAAACGTCGCTTTCCCAAGGCAAATCGCGATGTATTTATCCAGGGAGCTCACCGACCACTCGCTACCGAAAATCGGCGAAGCGTTCGGCGGCCGCGACCATACGACGGTCATTCACGCGCACGAGAAAATATCTAGCATGCTGCAGACGGACCAAGAACTTTATAAGATTCTTCAAGCGATTCGAGAGAAAATTAAAAACCCGACGTGACGATTCTGAATAACAAAGCGAAATCGTTGAAGCCTATACACACTTTATGCACATGTGGATAGGCTTCAATTTCCGTTTTTATCGAGTTGTCCACATATTCTTGGCCCCTACTACTATGACTACGATTTAAAAAAAGATATTATTACTACTATGCAACCATTTTTGGAGAGTGAGCCCCCTTGAAATTCACGATACAGAAAACGCAGTTGAACGAATCGATCCAGCACGTCAGCAAAGCGATTTCGAGCCGCACGACGATTCCGATCCTCTCCGGCATCAAAATCGAAGCGAACGCGACCGGCGCTACCTTGACCGCTAGCGATACCGATATTTCCATCCAAGCTTTCATTCCCGTCGACGTGGACGGCCAGCGCGTCATTTCGCTCGAGCGCCCGGGCAGCGTCGTCGTGCCGGCGAAATTTTTCGTCGACATCATCCGCAAGCTCCCGGCGTCGGACGTTCATATCGAAGTGAACGAATCGTTCCAGATCGGCATCAAATCCGGTTCTACCGAAATTCAGCTCGCCGGCCTCGATCCGGAAGAATTTCCGCTGCTCCCTCGGCTTTCCGAGCACCAAACGCTCACGATGCCGAGCGAAGTGCTTCGTTCGATGATCCGCACGGTCGCTTTCGCCGTTTCCGCGAACGAAGCGACTCCGGTTTTGACCGGCGTTCTGTGGATATTGGAAAACAGCAAGCTGAAGTTCGTCGCGACGGACCGCCACCGCCTCTCGAGCGTCGAGAAGCCGATCGACTGCCCGTCCGACGTTAAGTTTCATAATATTGTTATCTCCGGGAAAAACTTGAACGAGCTCAGCAAAATTTTGCCGGAGCAAAACGCGATGATCGATATCGTCGTCGCCGACAACCAGGTGTTGTTCCGCACGGGCAACATTTTGTTCTTCACGCGCATGCTCGACGGCACGTATCCGGATACGTCCAAGATCATTCCGCAAACGTACAAAACGGAGACCGTCTTCGCGGCAAAGCCGCTCGCAGACGCGATCGACCGCGCGTACCTGCTGTCGCGAGAAGAGAAGACGAACATCGTTCGACTGACGACGGCCGACGACGAACGTTCCGTCGAAATTTCGTCGAGCTCCTCCGAGCTCGGCCGCGTTACGGAGCAGCTGCCGGTGGAACGCATGAGCGGCGAGCCGTTGAAAATTTCGTTCAACTCGAAGTATATGCTCGACGTGCTGAAGGTAACGGACGACGATTCGATCTGGATCGGCTTTACCGGCGCGATGAGCCCGATGATTTTGCGTCCGG
Above is a window of Paenibacillus sp. DNA encoding:
- the dnaN gene encoding DNA polymerase III subunit beta, with product MKFTIQKTQLNESIQHVSKAISSRTTIPILSGIKIEANATGATLTASDTDISIQAFIPVDVDGQRVISLERPGSVVVPAKFFVDIIRKLPASDVHIEVNESFQIGIKSGSTEIQLAGLDPEEFPLLPRLSEHQTLTMPSEVLRSMIRTVAFAVSANEATPVLTGVLWILENSKLKFVATDRHRLSSVEKPIDCPSDVKFHNIVISGKNLNELSKILPEQNAMIDIVVADNQVLFRTGNILFFTRMLDGTYPDTSKIIPQTYKTETVFAAKPLADAIDRAYLLSREEKTNIVRLTTADDERSVEISSSSSELGRVTEQLPVERMSGEPLKISFNSKYMLDVLKVTDDDSIWIGFTGAMSPMILRPANDSGILHLILPYRTTT